From the genome of Rhizobium leguminosarum, one region includes:
- a CDS encoding zinc-dependent alcohol dehydrogenase family protein gives MQYQAVVRKFGPAQDVVELEQAALPPLRRDEVRVRLLARAINPSDIITISGAYGGRTTLPFIPGFEAFGVVEQCGEEVHGLSPGTRVLPVRSAGGWQEFKDTDPGWCLRVPDELTDFEAATSYVNPMTAWLMLHKKIGLRPGMRIAINAAASSIGAILIGLANAAGVEPVAIVRSEGSLERLRGRVEAVIVDREESESDLVAGLAGRHGLDAVLDCVGGARAATLADALKPGGHFVHYGLLSGQSIPASFWASHPDIAFSYCHLREWVHSQAMGDVQRAYSEIAAHIASKVIATEVREVFPLENVRQALQSALPFRAGGKVLLA, from the coding sequence ATGCAATATCAGGCGGTCGTGCGAAAATTCGGCCCGGCTCAGGATGTCGTCGAACTCGAGCAGGCTGCGCTGCCGCCGCTGCGGCGCGACGAGGTGAGAGTGCGCCTGCTGGCGCGGGCGATCAATCCGTCCGATATCATCACCATATCAGGGGCCTATGGTGGACGCACGACATTGCCTTTCATTCCCGGCTTCGAAGCGTTCGGCGTGGTCGAACAGTGCGGCGAGGAGGTTCATGGGCTTTCGCCGGGAACACGCGTGCTGCCGGTGCGCAGCGCCGGTGGCTGGCAGGAATTCAAGGATACCGATCCCGGCTGGTGCCTGCGTGTTCCAGACGAGCTCACCGACTTCGAAGCTGCGACGAGCTACGTCAATCCGATGACGGCCTGGCTGATGCTGCATAAGAAGATCGGGCTGAGGCCGGGCATGCGCATCGCCATCAACGCCGCCGCCTCTTCGATCGGAGCGATATTGATCGGTCTCGCCAATGCCGCAGGCGTAGAGCCGGTCGCCATCGTCCGTAGCGAGGGATCGCTCGAGCGCCTACGCGGCCGGGTCGAGGCTGTCATCGTCGATAGGGAGGAAAGCGAAAGCGATCTGGTCGCCGGGCTCGCCGGCCGGCATGGGCTCGACGCGGTGCTCGATTGCGTCGGAGGCGCACGCGCCGCGACCCTCGCCGATGCGCTGAAGCCCGGCGGGCATTTCGTGCATTACGGCCTGCTTTCGGGCCAAAGCATTCCGGCTTCCTTCTGGGCCTCCCATCCCGATATCGCCTTTTCCTATTGTCACCTCCGGGAATGGGTTCATTCGCAAGCTATGGGCGACGTCCAGCGGGCCTATTCCGAGATCGCGGCGCACATTGCTTCGAAGGTCATCGCGACCGAGGTGCGGGAGGTATTCCCC
- a CDS encoding acyl-CoA thioesterase: MSVDDRPLASFRVSMRDIDIYGHVHNSRYLDYCEDAVVEFLRQRQILSHFRHTSSGVAYHVKKAEITFHSPIDLDDVVEAKVDVEKIGRTSLSFAIELFRQRDGAHCASAHFVWVCVGLSDSRPTPIPEATRAALSPG, from the coding sequence ATGAGCGTTGACGACAGGCCTTTAGCATCGTTCCGGGTCTCGATGCGAGACATCGACATCTATGGTCATGTCCACAATTCCCGTTATCTCGACTATTGCGAGGATGCGGTCGTCGAGTTTCTGCGGCAACGGCAAATTCTCAGCCATTTCCGTCACACCTCCTCCGGCGTTGCCTATCACGTGAAGAAGGCGGAGATCACCTTTCACAGCCCGATCGACCTCGACGACGTTGTCGAGGCAAAGGTGGACGTGGAAAAAATCGGGCGCACGAGTCTGTCCTTTGCCATAGAACTCTTTCGCCAGCGCGATGGCGCTCATTGCGCCTCGGCGCATTTCGTCTGGGTCTGCGTCGGCCTCTCCGACAGCCGCCCGACGCCGATTCCCGAAGCGACCAGAGCCGCTCTGTCTCCCGGCTGA
- a CDS encoding AMP-binding protein: MPIHAQLLRHATETPDKPALVIDGRSLSYGELHVCAKAIYRFLQDLPRSNRRTLDLPGVDKLAALSLGNHIGFAEYFAAATAFPNACAVIDPMMPAERIERIVERLAPDVLIVDDDAGPSAEIARRFGIPVVTAGAEAFELAAAEGEAELPADTDKIFLIGFTSGTTAEPKAYYRSREQWRRSLDRGRVVFELEDAPSTMCPGALAHGLALYALVEAVDVGATFHSVRKWDPVAAARTLSSWHVERLVAVPTHIAGIARGWAGEPALTSLRDVLTAGAKLDRNGVESMRCLFPKARIREYYGASELGFMTVSTLVGGEIDFPIDRVGQAYPGVEISIRDPDENDAGTDVAGTIFVDSDLIADGYLWGDDGQAFRVTEAGATVGDLGELDANGMLRVIGRAGGMMITGGNNVYPAEVESALKACPGVEDAVVFGLPDAYFGQRIVAVVSGETVDPKILADHCAQMLGKYKIPKQFYHIRSWPMTSSGKISRGQVERAVVSGDDLVLHLSA, from the coding sequence ATGCCGATCCATGCGCAGCTTCTTCGACATGCAACGGAGACACCGGACAAGCCGGCGCTGGTAATCGACGGGCGCTCGCTCAGCTATGGCGAGCTCCATGTGTGCGCCAAGGCAATTTATCGGTTTCTCCAAGATCTCCCTCGCTCGAACCGCCGCACGCTCGATCTGCCCGGTGTGGACAAGCTTGCCGCTCTCAGCCTTGGCAACCATATCGGCTTTGCCGAGTATTTTGCGGCGGCCACCGCTTTCCCGAATGCCTGCGCGGTCATCGACCCGATGATGCCGGCGGAAAGGATCGAACGCATAGTCGAGCGCCTGGCGCCTGACGTTCTGATTGTCGACGACGATGCCGGGCCGAGTGCTGAAATTGCCCGGAGATTCGGCATTCCCGTCGTCACCGCCGGAGCGGAGGCTTTCGAGCTCGCTGCAGCGGAAGGTGAAGCCGAGCTGCCGGCCGATACTGACAAGATCTTTCTGATCGGCTTCACCTCGGGGACCACCGCCGAGCCGAAAGCCTATTATCGCTCGCGCGAGCAGTGGCGCCGGAGCCTCGATCGCGGACGCGTCGTTTTCGAACTCGAAGACGCGCCGTCGACAATGTGCCCAGGAGCCTTGGCTCATGGCCTGGCGCTTTATGCATTGGTCGAAGCTGTTGATGTCGGGGCAACCTTCCATTCAGTCCGGAAATGGGATCCCGTCGCAGCCGCACGCACGCTCTCCTCCTGGCACGTCGAACGGCTCGTCGCCGTGCCGACACATATAGCCGGCATTGCAAGAGGGTGGGCGGGTGAACCCGCTCTGACCTCCTTGCGCGACGTCCTGACCGCCGGCGCAAAGCTTGACAGGAACGGTGTCGAATCCATGCGCTGCCTGTTTCCGAAGGCCCGCATCCGGGAATATTACGGCGCATCCGAGCTCGGTTTCATGACGGTCTCGACCCTTGTCGGCGGCGAGATCGATTTTCCGATCGACCGGGTGGGACAAGCCTATCCCGGCGTGGAAATTTCCATTCGCGACCCCGATGAAAACGACGCCGGGACCGATGTGGCGGGAACCATATTCGTCGACAGCGACCTGATCGCGGATGGATATCTCTGGGGCGACGATGGTCAGGCGTTCCGGGTCACAGAAGCCGGAGCGACGGTCGGAGATCTAGGCGAACTCGATGCCAATGGCATGCTGCGGGTGATCGGCAGGGCGGGCGGCATGATGATCACGGGTGGCAACAATGTTTATCCTGCCGAAGTCGAGAGCGCTCTCAAAGCCTGCCCCGGGGTAGAGGATGCCGTCGTCTTCGGGCTGCCGGACGCCTATTTCGGCCAGCGGATCGTCGCTGTCGTCTCGGGTGAGACGGTGGACCCGAAAATCCTGGCCGATCATTGCGCGCAGATGCTCGGGAAGTACAAGATCCCCAAGCAATTCTACCATATAAGGTCCTGGCCGATGACGAGCAGCGGGAAGATCTCGAGGGGGCAAGTGGAGCGGGCCGTGGTTTCTGGAGACGATCTTGTCCTACACCTATCAGCCTGA
- a CDS encoding thiolase family protein — translation MSYTYQPDDDWQPVVVAAYRSPIGRAFGSLATVAAEDLLAPLIHRILSETGIAPESIDDVLVGNAAGGGGNIARLAALTAGLPMAVPGVTIDRQCGSGLEAIITAARLIQAKAGSCFLAGGVESVSTAPWRVERPKANGMPPRFYGRARFSPDTIGDPEMGIAAENVARQFSISRQRQDEFALRSHRLAVQAAEAGVFRPEIVDISTGHGLIERDECPRAATSLPALANLRSVFLADGSVTAGNACPLNDGACLVLVMSRAMARSIGIEKGLAFIDSAAAGVDPNLLGIGPVASTRKLLQRQPGLSLSDIDAIEFNEAFAAQVLASLDQLAIPADAINKDGGAIALGHPFGASGAILVTRLYSQLIRDAGEGWAPGATALAMIGIGGGIGLTAMFEATQLS, via the coding sequence TTGTCCTACACCTATCAGCCTGACGACGATTGGCAGCCGGTCGTGGTTGCCGCCTACCGGTCGCCGATCGGCCGGGCTTTCGGATCGCTTGCGACTGTCGCGGCAGAAGACCTGCTTGCGCCGCTCATCCATCGAATCCTGTCCGAGACGGGAATAGCGCCCGAAAGCATCGACGATGTGCTGGTGGGCAATGCCGCCGGCGGCGGCGGAAATATCGCGCGGCTGGCGGCGCTGACCGCAGGTCTGCCCATGGCGGTTCCGGGCGTGACCATCGATCGGCAATGCGGCTCGGGCCTGGAAGCGATCATCACGGCAGCCCGGCTGATCCAGGCGAAAGCCGGCTCGTGCTTTCTGGCCGGCGGCGTCGAAAGCGTCAGCACCGCACCATGGCGCGTCGAAAGACCAAAGGCGAATGGGATGCCACCGCGATTTTACGGGCGCGCCCGGTTTTCGCCTGACACGATCGGCGACCCGGAAATGGGGATTGCCGCCGAAAACGTCGCCCGTCAGTTCAGCATATCGCGGCAGAGACAGGATGAATTCGCCCTGCGCAGCCACCGGCTCGCCGTGCAAGCGGCCGAGGCAGGCGTCTTTCGGCCTGAGATCGTTGACATTTCCACCGGCCACGGTCTGATCGAACGGGACGAGTGCCCACGCGCGGCTACATCCCTTCCGGCGCTCGCAAACCTCCGGTCGGTCTTCCTGGCCGATGGTTCGGTGACAGCCGGCAATGCCTGCCCGCTGAACGACGGCGCCTGCCTGGTGCTGGTCATGAGCCGCGCAATGGCCAGAAGTATCGGCATCGAAAAGGGCCTTGCCTTCATCGACAGTGCCGCTGCCGGTGTGGATCCCAATCTGCTCGGCATCGGCCCGGTCGCCTCGACTAGGAAGCTGCTGCAGCGTCAGCCCGGGCTCTCACTCTCCGACATCGATGCCATCGAATTCAACGAGGCTTTCGCGGCCCAGGTTCTGGCATCGCTGGACCAGCTCGCTATCCCTGCCGACGCGATCAACAAGGACGGCGGAGCCATTGCGCTCGGCCATCCATTCGGGGCCTCCGGCGCAATCCTCGTGACCCGGCTGTACAGCCAACTGATCCGCGACGCCGGGGAAGGCTGGGCGCCGGGTGCGACTGCCTTGGCCATGATCGGCATCGGCGGAGGCATCGGGTTGACCGCCATGTTCGAGGCTACCCAGCTTTCCTGA
- a CDS encoding carboxymuconolactone decarboxylase family protein has product MIKRLNFMAHKNSGIDGLVAVEAWIARSLDPKLLELVKVRVSQMNGCAHCLHMHRQDALKLGETDDRLLLLNAWRESQLFTTRERAALAWAEALTQIAKSHAPDDVYEEAHANFSDDEFVALSIGITMINAWNRLAIGFRLQHPADHKRAAA; this is encoded by the coding sequence ATGATCAAGCGTCTGAACTTCATGGCTCATAAGAACAGCGGCATCGACGGCCTCGTGGCCGTTGAAGCCTGGATTGCGAGAAGCTTAGATCCGAAGCTGCTCGAACTCGTCAAAGTGCGCGTTTCCCAGATGAATGGATGCGCTCACTGCCTGCACATGCACCGCCAGGACGCACTGAAGCTCGGCGAAACAGATGACCGGCTGCTGCTTCTGAACGCGTGGCGGGAGTCGCAGCTCTTCACCACTCGGGAGCGAGCCGCACTCGCCTGGGCCGAGGCACTCACTCAGATCGCGAAAAGCCATGCGCCGGATGACGTTTATGAAGAGGCGCACGCCAACTTCTCGGATGACGAGTTCGTGGCGCTTTCGATCGGTATTACGATGATCAACGCCTGGAACAGGCTGGCGATCGGCTTTCGGCTTCAGCATCCGGCCGATCACAAACGCGCCGCCGCCTGA
- a CDS encoding SDR family oxidoreductase, whose amino-acid sequence MKIVVIGGTGLIGSKTVERLRNKGHEVLAASPNSGVDTITGKGVAEALAGAQVVLDLANSPSFEDKAVLEFFQTSGRNLLKAGAVAGVKHHIALSIVGLERLQGSGYMRAKMAQEELIKTSGIPYTIVHSTQFHEFMAGIAQSGTVGQTVHLSPAYVQPIASDDVADVMAEVSLGTPVNGTIEIGGPEKVRLTEIVTRLFKATNDPRQVVADPHARYFGVELEDNSLVTGAKARLGQIRFDDWLSRQPPQKKSA is encoded by the coding sequence ATGAAAATCGTCGTTATCGGCGGCACTGGCCTCATCGGCTCAAAGACCGTGGAAAGATTGCGCAACAAGGGGCACGAGGTATTGGCGGCTTCGCCGAACTCGGGTGTGGACACGATCACCGGCAAGGGCGTGGCCGAAGCGCTCGCCGGGGCACAGGTGGTGCTCGATCTCGCAAACTCGCCCTCGTTCGAGGACAAGGCCGTCCTGGAATTCTTCCAGACGTCGGGCCGCAATTTGCTCAAGGCAGGGGCTGTCGCCGGCGTCAAGCATCACATCGCTCTGTCGATCGTCGGATTGGAGCGGCTGCAGGGCAGTGGCTACATGCGCGCCAAGATGGCCCAGGAAGAGCTGATCAAGACGTCCGGCATACCCTATACCATCGTACACTCGACGCAGTTCCACGAATTCATGGCTGGCATCGCCCAGTCAGGCACCGTCGGTCAGACCGTGCATCTGTCGCCGGCCTACGTGCAGCCGATCGCCTCGGACGATGTCGCAGACGTCATGGCCGAGGTGTCGCTCGGCACGCCTGTGAATGGCACCATCGAGATCGGCGGGCCGGAGAAAGTCCGCCTCACCGAAATCGTGACGCGTCTCTTCAAGGCGACGAACGATCCGCGCCAGGTGGTCGCCGATCCGCACGCCCGCTATTTCGGCGTCGAGCTCGAGGACAATTCGCTCGTGACCGGAGCCAAGGCGCGGCTTGGCCAGATCCGCTTCGACGATTGGCTCAGCCGGCAGCCGCCGCAGAAAAAGAGCGCCTGA
- a CDS encoding cupin domain-containing protein, which produces MLRKMISAAAFALVLAAGTQAHAGGGKAKISVVFDQKLPNVPGKSMKAVMVEYEPGSMSPGHTHPDSAFIYATVLEGAIRSAVNDGPVKTYKAGESFAEFPGDHHSVSANASDTKPARLLAVFVLDTDETELTIDDK; this is translated from the coding sequence ATGCTCAGGAAAATGATCTCGGCAGCGGCATTCGCGCTTGTCCTTGCCGCCGGCACTCAAGCTCACGCCGGAGGTGGGAAAGCGAAGATAAGCGTCGTTTTCGACCAGAAGCTTCCCAATGTTCCCGGCAAGAGCATGAAGGCTGTGATGGTGGAATATGAGCCCGGCAGCATGTCGCCCGGCCATACCCATCCGGATTCGGCCTTCATCTACGCCACCGTTCTCGAAGGGGCGATCCGCAGCGCGGTGAATGACGGCCCGGTGAAAACGTATAAGGCCGGAGAAAGCTTCGCCGAATTTCCCGGCGATCACCACAGCGTCAGCGCAAACGCCAGCGACACCAAGCCGGCGCGCCTGCTTGCGGTCTTCGTGCTGGACACGGACGAGACGGAACTGACGATTGACGACAAATAA
- a CDS encoding cystathionine gamma-synthase family protein yields the protein MTAPHPSKTHIGNHALHPETQMLNYGYDPELSEGAVKPPVFLTSTFVFNTAEDGRDFFDYVSGRREPPEGKGAGLVYSRFNHPNSEIVEDRLAVYERTESGVLFSSGMAAIATTLFAFVRPGDAILHSQPLYGGTETLLAKTFLNFGVAAIGFADGVSEGSVQKSAEEAMAKGRVSVILIETPANPTNSLVDVAMIRRVADMIGTRQGHMPIIVCDNTLLGPVFQRPIEHGADISLYSLTKYVGGHSDLIAGAVLGRKAVIKQIKALRGAIGTQLDPHSCWMLGRSLETLQLRMERANSNARAVADYLRDHPKVEKVHYLPYHDPESPAGRTFIAQCTGAGSTFSFDIRGGEPASFKFLNALQIFKLAVSLGGTESLASHPATMTHSGVPADVRQRIGVLESTIRLSIGIEHPDDLIADLEIALQAA from the coding sequence ATGACCGCCCCGCATCCTTCCAAAACCCATATCGGCAATCATGCTCTGCATCCCGAAACACAGATGCTGAATTACGGCTACGATCCTGAGCTCTCGGAAGGGGCGGTCAAGCCGCCGGTATTCCTCACCTCCACCTTCGTTTTCAATACGGCCGAGGATGGTCGCGACTTCTTCGATTATGTGTCGGGCCGCCGCGAGCCGCCCGAGGGGAAGGGGGCCGGCCTCGTCTATTCGCGCTTCAACCATCCGAATAGCGAGATTGTCGAGGACAGGCTCGCCGTCTACGAACGGACGGAAAGCGGCGTGCTGTTTTCATCCGGCATGGCGGCGATCGCCACCACTCTGTTCGCCTTCGTCCGGCCGGGCGATGCGATCCTGCATTCGCAGCCGCTCTACGGGGGAACCGAAACGTTGCTGGCAAAGACTTTTCTGAACTTCGGCGTCGCCGCTATTGGGTTTGCCGACGGCGTCAGCGAGGGATCGGTGCAAAAGTCGGCAGAAGAGGCGATGGCCAAGGGTCGCGTCTCTGTCATCCTGATCGAGACGCCTGCCAATCCGACCAACAGCCTGGTCGATGTCGCGATGATCCGACGCGTGGCCGACATGATCGGTACAAGACAGGGCCATATGCCGATCATCGTCTGCGACAACACCCTGCTCGGACCGGTCTTCCAGCGGCCGATCGAGCACGGCGCCGATATCTCGCTCTATTCGCTGACGAAATATGTCGGTGGTCATTCGGATCTGATCGCCGGCGCCGTTCTTGGTCGCAAGGCGGTGATCAAGCAGATCAAGGCCTTGCGCGGCGCGATCGGCACCCAGCTCGATCCACATTCCTGCTGGATGCTCGGCCGTTCGCTGGAAACGCTGCAGCTCCGCATGGAACGGGCAAATAGCAACGCGCGTGCCGTCGCCGACTATCTGCGCGATCACCCGAAAGTCGAGAAGGTCCACTATCTGCCCTACCACGATCCGGAATCGCCGGCCGGCCGGACCTTCATCGCGCAATGCACCGGCGCCGGCTCCACCTTTTCTTTCGACATTCGCGGCGGTGAGCCAGCCTCGTTCAAATTCCTGAACGCGCTGCAGATCTTCAAGCTCGCGGTCAGCCTCGGCGGCACGGAATCGCTTGCGAGCCATCCTGCCACCATGACGCATTCCGGCGTGCCCGCCGATGTCCGCCAGCGTATCGGCGTTCTGGAATCGACGATCCGCCTTTCGATCGGCATCGAGCATCCGGACGATCTGATTGCCGACCTGGAGATAGCGCTGCAGGCTGCGTGA
- a CDS encoding YihY/virulence factor BrkB family protein, whose protein sequence is MPDVLHLKRFSIAATMMAAAIGALVVMQATERRSVAPSADTSRTADDHGRSASTPEAIPFSGLRDVFWRVFHEVLADRVTLIAAGVTFYLLLALFPAMAALVSLYGLVADPATISEHLRELAGLMPSGAFDLLANQIKELVDRRDATLGITFFVGLGIALWSTHSGTLAIFDAMNVAYEEDEKRGLIRLNLIGLCFTLCAVLLTVVMVALVGVMPVVLSYLWLDQFKEHMALLMRWPLLLLLVAVAVTSVYRFGPSREPAKLRWMTWGAVLTTVAWTAMSLGFSYYLDHFANYNATYGTLGALIGFLIWIWLSVVILIVGGELNAELEHQTAKDTTTGTPLPMGARGAYVADTLGETMS, encoded by the coding sequence ATGCCTGATGTGCTTCACCTCAAGAGATTCTCCATTGCGGCGACAATGATGGCCGCAGCGATTGGCGCACTTGTCGTGATGCAGGCGACTGAGCGCAGGTCGGTCGCCCCGTCTGCGGATACCAGCCGCACAGCTGACGATCATGGCCGCAGCGCCAGCACACCCGAGGCTATCCCCTTCAGCGGTCTTCGCGACGTCTTCTGGCGCGTCTTCCACGAGGTCCTCGCCGACCGGGTCACTTTGATTGCCGCGGGCGTGACGTTTTATCTGCTGCTGGCGCTGTTTCCAGCCATGGCGGCTTTGGTATCACTCTACGGGCTGGTTGCAGATCCGGCCACCATATCCGAACATCTTCGCGAATTGGCTGGCCTCATGCCATCCGGAGCGTTCGATCTTCTTGCCAATCAGATCAAGGAACTCGTTGATCGGCGCGATGCTACGCTCGGCATCACCTTCTTCGTCGGCCTCGGCATCGCCCTCTGGAGCACGCATAGCGGCACGCTGGCGATCTTCGACGCGATGAACGTCGCCTATGAGGAAGACGAGAAGCGGGGGCTTATCCGATTGAACCTGATCGGCCTCTGCTTCACCTTATGCGCAGTGCTTTTGACAGTGGTCATGGTGGCGCTCGTCGGGGTCATGCCGGTTGTCCTTTCCTATCTCTGGCTCGATCAATTCAAGGAACACATGGCTCTTCTCATGCGATGGCCGCTGCTTCTGCTGCTCGTCGCGGTGGCCGTTACATCGGTCTACCGCTTCGGCCCCAGCCGAGAGCCTGCCAAGCTCCGGTGGATGACGTGGGGCGCGGTCCTGACCACGGTCGCCTGGACCGCCATGTCACTCGGCTTCTCCTACTATCTGGATCATTTCGCCAACTACAACGCGACATACGGCACACTCGGCGCACTGATCGGCTTCCTCATCTGGATCTGGCTTTCCGTCGTCATTCTCATCGTCGGCGGCGAGCTGAACGCCGAACTGGAGCATCAGACCGCGAAGGACACGACGACGGGAACGCCGCTGCCGATGGGAGCGCGCGGAGCCTATGTTGCGGACACTCTGGGCGAGACCATGAGCTGA
- a CDS encoding protein-L-isoaspartate O-methyltransferase family protein, with translation MPGDLPMPTAMFTADELAVIRRAYAHQVVATAATTNPRIEAAFATVPRPKFLGPPPWQIANLGGGYRPLPSSDLVLAYQDVLFALQPDKGVNNGSPSLHARLLAELDVQIGDRIAHIGAGTGYYSAILSELVGTSGHVYAVEMDPDLAAHAQTALTDRANVSVINADGSQWPQQEVDAIYVNFAAARPAEPWIERLRPGGRLVLPLGVPRQDRPSKGGRHASYGAALRIERGESGFAARWIGTAYFVCANGGLSIDDNEIEALTAAFRRGGIEFVKSLLWKTEPRIGRCWYIGNQWALCYDDV, from the coding sequence ATGCCCGGAGATTTGCCCATGCCAACTGCGATGTTTACGGCCGACGAACTGGCGGTGATCCGCCGCGCTTACGCCCATCAGGTGGTGGCAACCGCCGCGACGACGAACCCGCGGATCGAAGCTGCCTTTGCTACTGTCCCGCGCCCAAAATTCCTCGGTCCGCCGCCATGGCAGATCGCCAACCTAGGCGGCGGATATCGCCCCCTCCCCTCCTCCGACCTAGTTCTGGCCTATCAGGACGTGCTATTCGCCCTGCAGCCCGACAAGGGTGTCAACAATGGCAGTCCCTCACTGCATGCTCGACTCCTGGCGGAACTGGACGTACAGATCGGCGATCGCATCGCCCATATCGGCGCCGGCACCGGTTATTACAGCGCCATTCTTTCGGAGCTTGTCGGCACTTCCGGTCATGTCTATGCCGTCGAGATGGATCCGGATCTGGCTGCCCACGCTCAAACAGCGCTTACCGATCGCGCCAATGTCAGCGTCATCAACGCCGACGGCAGCCAATGGCCGCAGCAAGAGGTGGATGCGATCTATGTGAATTTCGCCGCGGCGCGGCCCGCGGAACCCTGGATCGAAAGGCTACGGCCCGGAGGACGCCTCGTGCTGCCACTCGGCGTACCGCGCCAGGACCGACCGTCGAAAGGCGGCCGTCATGCATCCTACGGCGCTGCACTTCGGATTGAGCGCGGCGAGAGTGGATTTGCGGCGCGTTGGATCGGCACAGCCTATTTCGTCTGCGCCAATGGTGGATTGTCAATCGACGATAACGAGATCGAGGCGCTGACAGCCGCATTCAGGCGCGGCGGCATCGAGTTCGTCAAAAGCCTGCTTTGGAAGACGGAGCCGCGGATAGGGCGCTGCTGGTATATCGGGAACCAATGGGCGCTCTGCTATGACGACGTCTGA
- a CDS encoding GNAT family N-acetyltransferase, with the protein MHIRRADSADAAELSSLLNEIIRAGGTTALETPLSAAEFADWFIDGEFPLTCHVAEHDQALVGFQSLSLYGDPPRGVADIATFARISPRTRGVGSALFPATRAAAEQFGLEFINATIRADNVSGLGYYAKMGFETYDRLIQVPLQDGTPVDRIKKRFRVDAGYRAIPDA; encoded by the coding sequence ATGCACATTCGAAGGGCCGACTCCGCCGACGCGGCGGAACTGAGCAGTCTCCTGAACGAGATCATCCGGGCCGGCGGAACGACCGCGCTCGAGACGCCGCTTTCGGCTGCCGAGTTCGCGGACTGGTTCATCGACGGCGAGTTTCCCCTGACCTGCCATGTTGCCGAGCACGATCAGGCGCTCGTCGGCTTTCAATCGCTCAGCTTATACGGCGACCCGCCGAGAGGCGTCGCTGACATCGCGACCTTTGCCCGAATCAGCCCAAGAACTCGCGGCGTTGGCAGCGCTCTTTTCCCGGCAACCCGAGCCGCAGCGGAACAGTTCGGGCTCGAATTCATCAATGCGACCATCCGGGCCGACAATGTCAGCGGCCTTGGCTATTACGCAAAGATGGGCTTCGAGACCTATGACCGGCTGATCCAGGTTCCGCTTCAGGACGGGACGCCCGTCGACAGGATCAAGAAGCGTTTCAGAGTGGACGCTGGGTATCGCGCGATACCCGACGCCTGA
- the dhaL gene encoding dihydroxyacetone kinase subunit DhaL yields MTFTTEDLQRMFAAIAKDIAAESDHLCALDGAIGDGDHGLAMDAGCQAAAKAVGELDAGIAPTTAFNVAARAFLNAVGASSGPLYATAFMRAGAAAKDKQTLSDDDFLRVFAAMAQGIQERGKAEPGEKTMVDAWKPAADAALDAWQSGKTLPQCFEAAERAARAGCEATSNMTAAKGRASRLGDRVIGHIDPGAASAVIIIAAMAKFARSFDEQTQHA; encoded by the coding sequence ATGACGTTTACGACCGAAGACCTGCAGCGCATGTTTGCCGCGATTGCCAAGGATATTGCAGCAGAGAGCGACCATCTCTGCGCGTTGGACGGCGCCATCGGCGATGGAGATCACGGCCTTGCCATGGATGCGGGCTGCCAGGCCGCGGCGAAAGCGGTCGGCGAGCTTGACGCCGGGATTGCCCCGACAACCGCATTCAATGTCGCTGCAAGGGCTTTCCTGAATGCGGTCGGCGCTTCGTCCGGCCCGCTATATGCCACGGCCTTCATGCGTGCCGGAGCGGCCGCCAAAGACAAGCAGACATTGAGCGACGACGACTTCCTGCGTGTCTTCGCCGCGATGGCGCAGGGAATCCAGGAACGCGGAAAGGCCGAACCCGGTGAAAAGACGATGGTTGACGCCTGGAAGCCCGCGGCTGACGCGGCACTCGATGCCTGGCAGTCGGGAAAGACCCTCCCCCAATGTTTCGAGGCAGCCGAGCGGGCAGCGCGGGCAGGCTGTGAAGCGACCAGCAACATGACGGCGGCCAAGGGACGGGCTTCGCGATTGGGGGACCGCGTGATCGGGCACATCGATCCCGGTGCGGCCTCGGCCGTCATCATCATCGCCGCAATGGCCAAATTTGCTCGCTCGTTCGACGAACAGACGCAGCACGCTTAA